The Branchiostoma lanceolatum isolate klBraLanc5 chromosome 10, klBraLanc5.hap2, whole genome shotgun sequence genome has a window encoding:
- the LOC136443899 gene encoding uncharacterized protein, giving the protein MATTPSSEQEDTKGVHVGVKKLSSGRQQEVNADEEKGEDVDVPKMSSERQPSVPNDYTPVPTRGQNTREVKEGASRPIAKIRSKAANRGKHAYDHTIVGKQTGASPSGSAPKPAPRYLHVGDHVVMCSGYEPEDDYGYREPKEVNKGYEEDHCSHDYDNPEEVYVSREPESVSNAFEEESCSHDYDRTEDVYGYKDPKEVNFVYMAKERVAEKWSEFKSSKVCWLAMGFGLLAVASVVVIIASISATHITPARSSRVALDRKLQQNGTMILEASTPWKTTFYEENNSAFDEFIVIDSTPTYLPFTNNTVTADTLPMTVTILSTMGLNECIKNPCQHGHCVNKDGGYKCTCSPGWTGLNCQQDINECNGPSTPCQHGRCVNKDGGYKCKCSQGWTGQNCLHDINECSGAPCLHGRCVNKDGGYECTCSPGWTGQNCQQA; this is encoded by the exons ATGGCGACGACTCCCTCGTCAGAACAAGAGGACACAAAGGGGGTGCACGTTGGCGTCAAGAAACTGAGCTCAGGGCGTCAGCAGGAGGTTAACGCGGACGAGGAGAAAGGGGAAGATGTAGATGTCCCAAAGATGAGCTCAGAACGTCAACCTTCCGTGCCCAATGATTACACGCCAGTTCCAACGCGTGGTCAAAATACCCGTGAAGTAAAAGAAGGGGCATCTCGCCCCATCGCTAAAATCCGAAGCAAGGCTGCCAACCGTGGAAAGCATGCCTATGACCACACAATCGTCGGCAAACAGACGGGCGCTAGCCCGTCTGGTTCCGCTCCTAAGCCTGCGCCTCGGTACCTTCACGTGGGAGACCACGTAGTAATGTGTTCTGGGTATGAACCAGAAGATGATTACGGATACCGAGAGCCCAAAGAGGTCAACAAAGGGTACGAGGAAGACCATTGCTCCCACGACTACGACAATCCAGAGGAAGTTTACGTGTCCAGAGAGCCAGAATCAGTAAGCAACGCGTTTGAAGAGGAATCTTGCTCTCACGACTACGACAGAACGGAGGATGTTTACGGGTACAAAGATCCCAAAGAAGTGAACTTTGTATACATGGCTAAAG AACGTGTCGCGGAAAAATGGAGCGAATTCAAATCTAGCAAGGTTTGCTGGCTGGCAATGGGCTTCGGACTTTTGGCCGTAGCGTCAGTCGTCGTGATCATCGCTAGCATCTCGGCAACTCATATCACCCCCGCTAGGAGCTCGAGG GTGGCACTTGATCGAAAGTTGCAACAAAATGGCACGATGATCCTGGAAGCCAGTACCCCATGGAAGACGACATTCTATGAAGAAAACAACTCGGCATTTGACGAGTTCATAGTCATCGACTCGACTCCAACCTATTTGCCATTTACGAACAACACTGTGACCGCCGATACTTTGCCAATGACAGTCACAATTCTGTCAACCATGG GCCTGAATGAGTGTATCAAAAACCCTTGCCAACATGGAcactgtgtgaacaaagatggcggatacaaatgtacctgctcacctggatggactggactgaactgtcagcaag ATATCAATGAGTGTAACGGACCCTCAACGCcttgtcaacatggacgctgtgtgaacaaagatggcggatacaaatgtaaatgCTCACaaggatggactggacagaactgtctgCATG acatcaatgagtgcagCGGAGCACCTTGCctacatggacgctgtgtgaacaaagatggcggatatgAATGTACCTGCtcgcctggatggactggacag
- the LOC136442893 gene encoding beta-microseminoprotein E1-like, producing MAAMFLTVLSLLAAASLLHGAAFLSKTKEMTIRYGTKDHERTVVRRYCEWNGHQVLLGSTWTTACCMHCTCTSYGLECYTHGVYMTPPGCLVLVNEVCEVEIVDSTDPNQPCQPLIAGPPGGVVTQGIPLEAK from the exons atggcggccatgtttctgACTGTTCTTTCTCTGCTCGCTGCGGCCAGTCTTCTCCACGGCGCGGCGTTCCTATCCAAGACAAAGGAGATGACGATTCG GTACGGCACAAAGGACCACGAGAGAACCGTGGTACGGAGGTACTGCGAGTGGAACGGGCATCAGGTCCTACTCGGCAGTACCTGGACCACGGCCTGCTGTAtgcactgtacctgtaccagcTATGGCTTGGAATGTTATAC GCATGGGGTGTACATGACGCCGCCTGGATGTCTCGTCCTTGTGAACGAAGTCTGCGAGGTTGAAATAGTGGACAGCACCGACCCCAACCAGCCTTGTCAGCCACTCATCGCAGGTCCGCCAGGGGGCGTCGTGACACAGGGCATTCCGTTGGAGGCGAAGTAG
- the LOC136442884 gene encoding transmembrane protein 26-like — METCVIFKALLTRLLFGAFGLLCIWRVYTVRGAATFWLLMLAEAGLFIETLFTLIARKGKEWKWFSPCVLFYLCCTVPSIWLLELDELRRRLEERSGMEEACRNITSNVTKEEMDDILNLGSIGIDAEIMIENWVGALEQILVMLLVIGRWLLPRGDLTRDELSQLLLVYIAMAADIVELFQVFEEERVGNKSRVVYTALSLFTWSLLQFTIVLTAVRARKSRPGAIHTTTLLKSSQAADGQGQQSEGNGDRAGQRRGTIERLTEQLQERNLVLCGCCHPDVFAMATTIFMQDGPFLAFRLYLILYERVLTQGVLFFVGKNTLLIVLQLYRIAIICTGKEETNSPAVGRDMELDGVIKRDEIKQGEVAAAEISDVQVQSP; from the exons ATGGAAACGTGTGTGATCTTCAAGGCCCTCCTCACCAGGCTACTGTTCGGTGCGTTCGGCCTCCTGTGTATCTGGAGGGTGTACACGGTTCGCGGGGCCGCCACATTCTGGCTTCTGATGTTGGCCGAAGCTGGGCTGTTCATCGAGACACTCTTCACACTGATCGCAAGGAAAGGCAAGGAGTGGAAATG GTTCTCGCCCTGTGTGCTGTTCTACCTGTGCTGTACCGTTCCCTCTATCTGGTTACTTGAGCTGGACGAGCTGAGACGGCGTCTTGAGGAGAGGTCGGGTATGGAGGAGGCGTGCAGAAATATAACAAGCAACGTCACAAAGGAAGAAATGGACGATATTTTGAATCTGGGATCCATTGGAATTGAC GCGGAGATTATGATCGAGAACTGGGTTGGTGCTCTGGAACAGATTCTTGTCATGCTCCTCGTCATTGGACGATGGTTGCTTCCCAGAGGAGATCTGACACGTGACGAGCTGTCTCAACTCCTATTGGTCTACATTGCCATGGCTGCCGACATCGTGGAGCTCTTCCAAGTGTTTGAAGAGGAGAGGGTGGGGAACAAAAGTCGAGTCGTCTACACGGCGCTCTCCCTCTTCACATGGAGCCTGCTGCAGTTCACCATCGTCCTCACCGCGGTCAGGGCCAGGAAATCCCGCCCGGGTGCGATACACACCACCACCTTGCTGAAGAGTAGTCAAGCAGCTGACGGCCAAGGACAGCAATCAGAAGGCAACGGTGACAGAGCTGGCCAACGCCGCGGCACCATAGAGCGGCTCACTGAACAACTGCAGGAAAGAAATCTGGTCCTCTGCGGCTGTTGCCACCCTGATGTCTTCGCGATGGCCACCACCATCTTCATGCAAGACGGGCCGTTCCTTGCCTTCCGGCTGTACCTGATCCTCTACGAGCGCGTTCTTACGCAGGGCGTTCTCTTCTTCGTCGGGAAGAACACGCTCCTCATCGTGCTGCAGCTCTACCGCATCGCCATCATCTGCACCGGGAAGGAGGAGACAAACAGCCCCGCGGTAGGAAGGGATATGGAGTTAGATGGAGTCATCAAGAGGGACGAAATAAAACAAGGAGAAGTCGCAGCTGCGGAAATCAGTGATGTCCAAGTACAGTCTCCTTAG
- the LOC136442882 gene encoding transmembrane protein 26-like, with protein sequence MEVCVIFKALLTRLLFAAHGVLCIWRTSIVLGTRNFWFLMLAEAGLFIETLFTLIARKGKEWKWFCPSVLFFLGCTVPSIWFLELDQLERRLAARSEMQDACKNMTENVTVASDSPDAVQLHSIGINAALTIENWVLALEQILVFLLILGRWLLPRGDLTRDELSQLLLVYIGMAADIVELFEVFEEDNVMYNPRVVYCVLALFSWSLLQFTIVFTAVKARKSRLGAINTVETVDHTISRDVQAFNGQDQPPKWHNGHHRDSVCQHCGAARRSTEEAQKKRTICGCCHPDIFAISTTILMQDGPFLAFRLYLIFYEHIITQGLLFFVGKNALVIVLQLYRVIVICTEEEKEDGDAEGKELTDFVTIVKDDNRNSEVAAYENSGLEVNETTVTGENALNSQ encoded by the exons ATGGAGGTCTGTGTGATCTTCAAAGCTCTCCTGACACGTCTCCTGTTCGCGGCCCACGGTGTCCTGTGTATCTGGAGGACCAGTATCGTGCTGGGGACCAGAAACTTCTGGTTTCTCATGTTGGCCGAAGCCGGGCTGTTCATCGAGACGCTCTTTACGCTGATCGCCAGGAAAGGCAAGGAGTGGAAATG GTTCTGTCCCAGCGTACTGTTCTTTCTGGGCTGTACCGTGCCCTCCATCTGGTTCTTGGAACTTGACCAGTTGGAGCGACGCCTAGCGGCGAGATCTGAGATGCAGGACGCGTGCAAGAACATGACCGAAAACGTCACAGTGGCGAGCGACTCTCCAGATGCAGTGCAACTGCACTCCATCGGAATCAAC gCGGCGCTCACGATTGAGAACTGGGTCCTCGCTCTGGAACAGATCCTGGTGTTTCTCCTCATCCTTGGACGATGGCTGCTGCCAAGAGGAGATCTGACACGTGACGAGCTGTCCCAACTCCTATTGGTCTACATCGGCATGGCCGCAGACATTGTAGAACTGTTCGAAGTGTTCGAGGAGGATAATGTGATGTACAACCCCAGGGTGGTGTACTGTGTCCTCGCTCTCTTTTCGTGGAGTCTGCTGCAATTTACAATCGTCTTTACAGCCGTCAAAGCGAGAAAATCGCGTCTTGGCGCGATAAACACCGTCGAAACAGTCGACCACACCATCTCGCGGGATGTCCAAGCATTCAATGGACAAGATCAGCCACCGAAGTGGCACAACGGTCATCACCGGGACTCGGTGTGCCAGCACTGTGGCGCCGCCAGGCGATCAACGGAAGAAGCGCAGAAGAAACGGACGATCTGCGGTTGCTGCCATCCAGACATCTTCGCGATTTCCACCACCATCCTGATGCAGGACGGTCCGTTCTTGGCGTTCCGGCTGTACCTCATCTTCTACGAGCACATCATCACGCAGGGTCTCCTCTTCTTCGTCGGGAAGAACGCGCTGGTCATCGTGCTTCAGCTCTACCGAGTCATCGTCATCTGTACCGAGGAAGAGAAAGAGGACGGCGATGCAGAGGGCAAGGAGTTAACTGACTTTGTAACTATTGTCAAAGATGATAACAGGAATAGCGAAGTGGCAGCTTACGAAAACAGTGGACTGGAGGTCAACGAAACAACTGTTACTGGAGAAAATGCACTTAACTCGCAGTAA